From the Lactobacillus johnsonii genome, the window TTAAGACGAGCATTCCAGAGTTAATATACTTTTTAGGATCAAGGTCTAGGACATCTTTGATATATTTCACCATTTTATCTACATATTGAATAGAAGAATCAGTACATGCGCCAAATAAATTATTGCCTAATTCTGTATTGTATAGCTTAGCAATGTCATCAGTGACTACTGTATCGCTGTCGATGTAGATTGCCTTATCGTATTGCGGGAAAAGATCAGGAATGAAGAGGCGGTAAAAGATAGACATGGTGAAAAAGTCAGCTCGAAGATAATTTTCTTTTCTATCTTGGATCGGCTTTACTAATTTCTCATCAATGTGGAAGAATTCAACGTGTACATGGTCATTACCCAAAGCTGCCAATTGATCTTGGTGTTCTTTAGATAGATCTTGGTTTAGAAAGATAACTGTGTAGTCATTTTCTGGATTAGAATTCTTAACTAATGAATTTAAAGATACTGCAGCGTATTTAGTAAAGTCATCGCTAATACTATAAAAAACTGGAATAGTCATTTTAGTGCCTCTTTATATTTTTACGGACGTAGTCTTTTTAACTTTTGCCCAAGTTACATCTTCATTTTTAATTTCATCGACTTTTTTAATCATCCAATCAAGATCAGCGCGGGCTTTTTTACGATCTTCATCAGTAAAGCTGTCCAATTGTTCTTTTAGCTCATCATAGTATGGGGATTTTTTAGCAACATCCCAGAAATATTGACCATATTGAACATCTGCAAAGTGCCATGGCTTAAAGAAAAGGTTGTAGTGAACGATTTTTGGATCTTTGATTTCATCCATATGTTCATTAGGCATTGCATCCCACTCAAGCGGTAAGTGATAGATCTTATCTTCACAAATTTCATTCATATAAGCTTGGTCAGGATCAATATTGTCAAAATGATATTTTTCAATTAATGAATAGAATTTATCAACGAATTTTTTATCTCTAAATTCTTTCATATTGAATAAAATCACACCATTATTGGTGTATTTTTCTGGTGGGAAGATGCCTTGGCATTCCTTAATATAAACTTGTAGCGGTTTAATAAATCTAATTGACATATCAGGGACACTCGCAAACATGTTATCGCCAATTTCAGTATTGTAGAGTTCAGCAATATCAGTGCAGATAATTGTGTCGGCATCTAAGTAAACGGCCTTATCATATTGCGGGAAAAGATTAGGGATAAAGAGACGGTAGAAAATAGACATGGTAAAGAATTGTGCTCGTAAATAATTTTCTTCACTATTGTGAATTGGAGCTACCATTTCATCATCGATATGGAAAATATTAACATGAACATTTTCAGTTGAAAGATCTTCGAGACTCTTTTTATGTTCATCACTAATACTTTGGACTAAAAGAGTGATTGTATAGTCCTTCTTTGGATCAACATGATCAATTAAAGACTGAATCGAAACAGCTGCGTAAGGTGTGTAATTATCACTAATTGTGTAAAAAACTGGAATAGTCATTCTCAAACTCCATCTATATAATAATTTAGCGCTGCTTTAAAAGCGGCTTAAGTTCTGTGTACTGCTTAAGTAAATCATCATATTCATGTAATTTCAAGACGCTATGAACACGTTCTACATCCCAAGGTTTAACTGTTAAAGTGTGGAAGTAGGGTTTAAAGCGAAAGCTAGTAGTAAAATGTTGGATTTTTGTATCAGAATGGAGCCGGTACTGTTCGTTGTAGCAGCGAGGAGCAATTCTTTTTTCGGTCGCAAGTTTATTTAAGGCAGATTGGTCGGGAAGGAGCATTTTTTTATCGCTCATTTTTTCTCGAACTTTTGCAAATAATCTTGTCTTTTTAATTTCATTCATATTTAAAAGCAAAACTCCGGAGTTAAGGTAGTCAAAAGTTTTGTGGCTGTGAAGATTATGGAAGAAAAAGCGACCCCAGAAATCTAAAACACCAACTAATTCCACATTAGTTAAGTCTTGGTTATAAAAATCACTAATATCCTTACGTACAATAATATCGTCATCTAAGTACAAGATGCGATCAGGG encodes:
- a CDS encoding glycosyltransferase family 8 protein, producing MTIPVFYSISDDFTKYAAVSLNSLVKNSNPENDYTVIFLNQDLSKEHQDQLAALGNDHVHVEFFHIDEKLVKPIQDRKENYLRADFFTMSIFYRLFIPDLFPQYDKAIYIDSDTVVTDDIAKLYNTELGNNLFGACTDSSIQYVDKMVKYIKDVLDLDPKKYINSGMLVLNSKAFRDEGFIPHFMDLLEKYHFDCIAPDQDYLNEIGDGRILHLDPRWDAMPNENTEPLPNPGLIHYNLFFKPWHFDNVQYQDYFWKYAKETPFYEELHAELDNYTDEERTEDRAKLDHMLEKEDSTVVDPNNWAHVKAKGERIKL
- a CDS encoding glycosyltransferase family 8 protein, which codes for MTIPVFYTISDNYTPYAAVSIQSLIDHVDPKKDYTITLLVQSISDEHKKSLEDLSTENVHVNIFHIDDEMVAPIHNSEENYLRAQFFTMSIFYRLFIPNLFPQYDKAVYLDADTIICTDIAELYNTEIGDNMFASVPDMSIRFIKPLQVYIKECQGIFPPEKYTNNGVILFNMKEFRDKKFVDKFYSLIEKYHFDNIDPDQAYMNEICEDKIYHLPLEWDAMPNEHMDEIKDPKIVHYNLFFKPWHFADVQYGQYFWDVAKKSPYYDELKEQLDSFTDEDRKKARADLDWMIKKVDEIKNEDVTWAKVKKTTSVKI
- a CDS encoding glycosyltransferase family 8 protein, whose translation is MNIMFCGDSHAEDGILIATLSLLKNTSAPLHLYILTMQAEGYEAFDEQAFNLIKKIIKEKDPNNTAELIDCTELFKKEPPRANMETRFTPYAMLRLFADQIPQIPDRILYLDDDIIVRKDISDFYNQDLTNVELVGVLDFWGRFFFHNLHSHKTFDYLNSGVLLLNMNEIKKTRLFAKVREKMSDKKMLLPDQSALNKLATEKRIAPRCYNEQYRLHSDTKIQHFTTSFRFKPYFHTLTVKPWDVERVHSVLKLHEYDDLLKQYTELKPLLKQR